A stretch of the Bacillus sp. B-jedd genome encodes the following:
- a CDS encoding LacI family DNA-binding transcriptional regulator: protein MVTIKEIAERARVSRTTVSRVLNNSGYVSEEAKKRVMKIIEETGYIPSENAKSLRTKKTKVIGVILPKISTETSSRLVRGMDEVLAKEGYQILLATSNLEPEKEIEYLKLLKGRHVDGIILSATNVNRALIEEIHRLKIPFITVGQYIQGLTNVIFDDYQASKDLVQLFIRRGHERIAFIGVSETDRAVGLERKKGYLDAMRENSLPIEDSWIQTGVFNTESGYEGMKAILDTSTKKPTGVVAVTDRLAIGAMQYLKEAGLGIPDDMSVAGMGGSELSRYMAPSLTTIDFSFEEAGREAAGLMLESMSSENFQEKIKIVPYRLIERDTI, encoded by the coding sequence ATGGTGACGATTAAGGAAATTGCAGAAAGGGCAAGGGTTTCCCGGACAACCGTTTCACGGGTGCTGAATAATTCGGGTTATGTTAGCGAAGAAGCGAAGAAGCGGGTTATGAAAATTATCGAAGAAACTGGATATATCCCTAGTGAGAACGCCAAATCACTTCGGACAAAAAAGACGAAGGTCATCGGGGTTATTTTGCCAAAAATCAGCACCGAAACATCGAGCCGGCTTGTCAGGGGAATGGATGAGGTGCTGGCCAAGGAAGGATACCAAATCCTGCTTGCGACTTCGAATCTTGAACCGGAGAAAGAAATAGAGTACTTAAAGCTGCTGAAAGGCAGGCATGTGGATGGAATCATTCTGTCAGCGACGAATGTGAACCGGGCATTGATAGAAGAAATCCACCGGCTGAAAATACCGTTCATCACTGTCGGGCAATATATCCAGGGACTGACGAATGTAATTTTCGATGATTATCAGGCTTCGAAGGATCTTGTTCAGTTATTCATTCGCAGGGGGCATGAAAGGATTGCGTTTATCGGGGTTAGCGAGACGGATCGTGCAGTCGGCCTCGAGCGGAAGAAGGGCTACCTAGATGCCATGAGGGAAAACAGTCTCCCGATTGAGGACAGTTGGATTCAAACAGGAGTATTTAACACAGAATCCGGGTATGAAGGCATGAAAGCGATCTTGGACACTTCAACTAAGAAACCAACAGGGGTCGTGGCCGTGACAGACCGCCTTGCCATTGGGGCGATGCAATATTTGAAAGAAGCGGGTCTGGGTATCCCGGATGATATGTCGGTCGCGGGCATGGGAGGTTCCGAGCTTTCCCGGTATATGGCACCTTCGTTAACGACCATTGATTTTTCGTTCGAGGAAGCCGGGCGTGAAGCGGCGGGACTAATGCTGGAAAGTATGAGTTCCGAAAATTTCCAGGAAAAAATTAAGATAGTTCCTTATAGACTTATTGAACGAGACACCATATAA
- a CDS encoding VOC family protein yields MDKGLIQKVGQIGVPVKDFDRAVEFYKDKLGLPLLFNTGNLAFFDCDGLRLLLSLPEKEEFDHPSSVIYFQVADINEAYGALKEKGVQFIDEPHLIAKMGQTETWMAFFKDTENNVHALMSEFEA; encoded by the coding sequence GTGGATAAAGGATTGATTCAAAAAGTAGGTCAAATCGGGGTGCCGGTTAAAGACTTTGACCGTGCGGTGGAGTTTTACAAGGACAAGCTCGGCCTTCCCCTTTTATTCAATACGGGCAATCTTGCGTTCTTTGATTGCGACGGCCTGCGCCTGCTCTTAAGCCTGCCAGAAAAGGAGGAATTCGACCATCCAAGCTCGGTCATCTATTTTCAGGTTGCGGATATAAATGAGGCATATGGGGCCCTAAAGGAAAAGGGTGTCCAGTTCATCGATGAGCCGCATTTGATTGCCAAGATGGGGCAGACCGAAACATGGATGGCATTTTTTAAGGACACGGAAAACAATGTCCACGCCTTGATGAGTGAATTTGAAGCATAA
- a CDS encoding YeiH family protein, whose translation MVNGLDQANKQGRTAAFLKGLGITLLIAIIAKALSGLPFLSIMGQLVIAILLGMAWRAAFGFNETYKPGIAFANKKLLRFGIILLGMRLNLADIYEAGGKVFLIAAVNIVFALVVVYWLAKLFGTEEKLGVLTACGTAICGAAAVVAIAPQIKAKEEETAVAAAIVAILGTIFTLAYTLLYAVFNMTPTVYGVFAGGTLHEVAHVVAAAAAGGNDAVDIAVIVKLTRVALLVPVALLIGFFMQKKTEGAGGRKLSMPAIPWFIFGFIAMSGFNTLGIVSETVAGYIVAAAYLLIAMAMAALGMNVEIKTFRRLGMKAFTAGLIGSVLLSVFGYILVAVLHIQ comes from the coding sequence ATGGTAAACGGACTCGATCAAGCAAACAAGCAAGGGAGGACGGCTGCTTTTTTGAAAGGGCTCGGCATCACGCTGTTGATTGCGATCATCGCAAAAGCTTTATCCGGGCTGCCGTTCCTTTCGATCATGGGGCAGCTTGTTATTGCAATTCTGCTAGGAATGGCATGGCGGGCTGCGTTTGGCTTTAACGAAACCTATAAACCGGGCATTGCTTTTGCCAATAAAAAATTGTTGCGCTTCGGTATTATCCTGCTTGGAATGAGGTTGAATCTCGCCGATATTTATGAGGCGGGCGGCAAGGTCTTTTTGATAGCGGCAGTGAATATCGTCTTCGCGCTCGTGGTTGTTTATTGGCTGGCCAAGCTGTTTGGAACGGAAGAAAAGCTGGGAGTTTTGACTGCATGCGGCACAGCCATATGCGGCGCTGCGGCTGTCGTTGCCATTGCTCCGCAAATCAAGGCGAAGGAAGAGGAAACGGCGGTAGCGGCGGCGATCGTTGCGATACTCGGAACGATTTTCACCCTGGCTTATACTTTGCTTTATGCGGTATTCAACATGACGCCGACGGTTTACGGGGTATTTGCCGGTGGCACCCTGCATGAGGTCGCCCATGTGGTTGCGGCGGCAGCTGCGGGCGGGAATGATGCGGTCGACATTGCGGTCATCGTCAAGCTGACTAGGGTTGCCCTGCTTGTACCGGTAGCTCTATTGATTGGATTTTTCATGCAAAAGAAGACGGAAGGAGCAGGCGGCAGAAAGCTTTCCATGCCGGCCATCCCTTGGTTCATCTTTGGTTTTATCGCGATGAGCGGGTTTAATACACTCGGAATCGTCTCTGAAACGGTGGCAGGGTATATTGTGGCAGCTGCGTATCTCCTTATTGCGATGGCCATGGCCGCGCTTGGCATGAATGTAGAGATAAAAACTTTCCGTAGGTTGGGAATGAAGGCTTTCACGGCCGGCCTGATCGGTTCTGTCCTCTTGTCAGTGTTTGGTTATATTCTTGTGGCAGTTTTGCATATCCAATAA
- a CDS encoding spore germination protein: MPYFINIFSVKTNGITQNGNLDIGAVIHNSHTANSKYIGANFSLGDLSPSSSLMGNNSVDPDVSDQDQIANPSLPISNQF, encoded by the coding sequence ATGCCTTATTTTATAAATATTTTCAGTGTAAAAACAAACGGGATTACGCAAAATGGAAACTTGGATATAGGCGCGGTTATCCATAACAGCCATACCGCCAATTCAAAGTATATCGGCGCCAATTTCTCCCTCGGGGATTTATCTCCAAGTTCGTCACTGATGGGCAATAACAGCGTCGATCCCGATGTCAGCGACCAGGATCAAATTGCCAACCCATCTTTGCCAATCAGCAATCAATTTTAG
- the rluF gene encoding 23S rRNA pseudouridine(2604) synthase RluF encodes MRLNKFISDSGKTSRRGADKLIADGRVTINGKIAKIGSQVNPGDDVRVSGQQIRVARNNVYLALNKPVGITSTTEKNVKGNIVDLVNHPLRVFNIGRLDKDSEGLILLTNDGDIVNEILRAENRHEKEYIVSVDKPITPEFVTQMSEGVKILGTKTLPCKVEKLSKYDFRIILTQGLNRQIRRMCEALGYEVYRLQRIRIMNIELGNLPVGQWRDLTKKEKARLFADLNYEPKEW; translated from the coding sequence TTGCGTCTGAATAAATTTATTAGTGACTCCGGAAAAACGTCGCGGCGCGGCGCTGACAAGCTTATCGCGGATGGAAGAGTGACCATTAACGGCAAGATTGCGAAGATCGGAAGCCAGGTCAATCCTGGCGATGATGTACGGGTAAGTGGCCAACAAATACGTGTTGCCAGGAACAACGTCTATCTCGCGTTAAATAAGCCGGTCGGTATCACGAGTACAACCGAGAAAAACGTAAAAGGCAATATCGTCGACCTTGTCAATCATCCGCTGCGAGTATTCAATATCGGCCGCCTCGACAAGGATTCAGAAGGACTGATCCTTCTCACGAATGACGGAGATATCGTCAACGAAATCCTGCGTGCTGAGAACAGGCACGAAAAAGAATACATCGTATCGGTGGACAAGCCAATCACGCCCGAGTTTGTGACACAGATGTCTGAAGGCGTGAAAATTCTCGGCACCAAGACCCTCCCCTGCAAGGTCGAAAAGCTTTCCAAATATGACTTCAGAATCATTTTGACCCAGGGGCTGAACCGGCAGATCCGCCGCATGTGTGAAGCGCTTGGTTATGAGGTGTACCGCCTCCAGCGAATCCGCATTATGAATATCGAACTCGGGAACCTCCCTGTCGGCCAGTGGAGGGATTTAACGAAAAAAGAAAAAGCCCGCCTTTTCGCTGATTTGAATTATGAACCAAAGGAATGGTAA
- a CDS encoding zinc ribbon domain-containing protein YjdM → MSNLPNCPKCNSEYTYEDGALFVCPECAHEWTRESMEASEAEKVTKDANGNVLTDGDSVTVIKDLKVKGSSTVLKQGTKVKSIRIVEGDHDIDCKIDGFGAMQLKSEFVKKL, encoded by the coding sequence ATGAGTAATTTGCCGAATTGCCCAAAGTGTAATTCTGAGTATACGTATGAGGATGGGGCTTTGTTCGTTTGCCCGGAGTGCGCGCATGAGTGGACACGGGAAAGCATGGAAGCGAGCGAGGCTGAAAAGGTTACGAAGGATGCCAATGGGAATGTCCTGACTGATGGGGATTCCGTAACAGTCATCAAGGATTTGAAAGTTAAGGGAAGCTCCACTGTCCTAAAGCAGGGAACGAAGGTAAAAAGCATCCGAATTGTCGAAGGGGACCACGATATCGATTGCAAAATTGACGGTTTCGGGGCGATGCAATTAAAATCCGAGTTTGTTAAAAAGCTTTAA
- a CDS encoding sucrose-specific PTS transporter subunit IIBC: MSENQRIAEELIEAVGGRENIHSVAHCATRLRLMVNDKDKIDQERVEQINKVKGAFYNSGQYQVIFGTGTVNRIYEEVSKLGFDTMSASEQKKEAIKTGSKFQRGIRTFGDVFVPIIPVLVATGLFMGLRGLVMQEEILKIFGYTPDHVPENFLLFTQILTDTAFIFLPALVAWSTFRVFGGTPIIGLVLGLMLVGPALPNAWGVAGGDVEPLLFFGFIPVVGYQGSVLPAFIAGILGAKLERMIRKRVPEALDLILTPFLTLLIMIALSLLVIGPIFHTVEQGILSAATKVLAWPFGISGLLIGGLNQIIVITGVHHIFNMLEIQLLAKYHYNPYNAIVTCAVAAQAGAALAVGMKTKSTKLKALAYPSSISALLGITEPAIFGVNLRYGKPFLMGLIGGAVGGFLASLLKLKATGMAVTVIPGTLLYLNGQILPYILVNLVAIGVAFALTWMFGYSDKVKKEIEQQ, encoded by the coding sequence TTGTCGGAAAATCAAAGAATTGCTGAAGAGTTAATTGAAGCTGTCGGCGGCAGGGAAAATATCCATTCTGTTGCCCATTGTGCCACGCGCCTTCGCCTCATGGTCAACGATAAGGACAAAATCGACCAGGAGCGGGTGGAACAAATCAACAAAGTAAAAGGAGCCTTTTACAACTCGGGCCAATACCAGGTAATCTTTGGCACGGGAACGGTCAACAGGATTTATGAAGAGGTTTCCAAGCTAGGCTTTGATACAATGTCAGCTTCCGAGCAAAAGAAGGAAGCAATAAAAACCGGCTCGAAATTCCAGCGTGGCATCCGGACGTTTGGTGATGTCTTTGTTCCAATTATTCCTGTTCTTGTCGCAACCGGATTGTTCATGGGATTACGCGGGCTCGTCATGCAGGAAGAAATTCTGAAGATTTTCGGATATACGCCTGACCATGTTCCGGAAAATTTCTTGCTCTTTACACAAATTCTTACTGATACCGCCTTTATTTTCCTTCCTGCGCTTGTTGCCTGGTCGACTTTCCGAGTGTTTGGCGGAACGCCGATCATCGGTCTCGTTCTTGGTCTGATGCTTGTTGGACCGGCCTTGCCGAACGCATGGGGGGTAGCTGGCGGTGATGTTGAGCCGCTCCTGTTCTTTGGTTTCATCCCAGTGGTCGGCTACCAGGGGTCGGTTTTGCCAGCCTTCATTGCCGGTATCTTAGGCGCCAAGTTGGAACGGATGATAAGAAAGCGGGTCCCGGAAGCACTCGATCTTATTCTAACCCCATTCCTGACACTGTTGATTATGATAGCCCTTTCGCTATTAGTCATCGGCCCGATTTTCCATACCGTTGAACAAGGGATTCTTTCCGCAGCGACAAAAGTTCTTGCATGGCCATTCGGAATCAGCGGCCTTCTAATTGGCGGACTTAACCAGATTATCGTTATTACGGGTGTCCACCATATCTTTAATATGCTGGAAATCCAGCTTCTCGCAAAATATCACTACAACCCGTACAATGCCATCGTTACATGTGCGGTTGCGGCTCAGGCTGGCGCAGCTCTTGCGGTGGGAATGAAGACAAAATCGACAAAGCTGAAGGCGCTCGCTTACCCGTCCTCCATTTCAGCGCTCCTTGGAATTACTGAGCCTGCAATTTTTGGGGTCAACCTCCGTTACGGAAAGCCATTTTTGATGGGCTTGATCGGCGGAGCTGTCGGAGGGTTCCTCGCTTCCCTTCTGAAATTGAAGGCAACAGGAATGGCGGTCACCGTTATTCCAGGAACACTGCTTTATTTGAACGGACAGATTTTGCCTTATATCCTCGTTAACCTTGTCGCTATCGGCGTCGCTTTTGCCCTGACTTGGATGTTTGGATACTCGGATAAAGTGAAAAAGGAAATAGAACAGCAGTAA
- a CDS encoding LysR family transcriptional regulator encodes MYYDALRTFITLAETGNFTRTAEKLHISQPSVSLHIKNLEKEFQTELFLRSPKSFQITPTGEILYNRAKQIITLYEQAKEDILEHHNAVRGKLIIGASFTIGEYILPSMLPALQKKYPSLELHILIGNTDEIIESVRLFEVDVGLIEGHSTDKELITQPFMKDELFISSGPAHPLAGRDKVDISELQDQEWIAREEGSGTREYFNHFIRSNGIRVKSLLTISSNQGIKESMMKELGLSLLSKSVMEREIKHGDISIIPLKGLNFTRTFSSIYSPIMKSKRTVEAFLESLAR; translated from the coding sequence TTGTATTATGATGCGTTAAGGACCTTTATAACCCTTGCCGAAACCGGAAATTTCACGAGAACAGCCGAAAAACTGCATATTTCGCAGCCGAGTGTGAGCCTGCATATTAAAAACCTGGAAAAGGAATTCCAAACCGAGTTGTTCCTCCGGTCCCCGAAATCCTTTCAAATCACACCAACAGGCGAAATCCTTTATAACCGGGCAAAGCAAATCATCACCCTGTATGAACAAGCAAAAGAAGATATCCTTGAACATCATAACGCCGTACGGGGAAAACTGATCATTGGCGCCAGCTTCACGATTGGGGAATATATTTTGCCATCCATGCTTCCCGCCCTGCAAAAGAAATACCCTTCTCTTGAACTGCATATCCTGATCGGCAATACAGATGAAATCATTGAATCTGTACGCCTATTCGAGGTGGATGTCGGCTTGATTGAGGGCCATTCAACGGATAAAGAACTCATCACCCAGCCTTTTATGAAGGATGAACTGTTCATCTCCTCCGGGCCCGCCCACCCCCTGGCCGGCCGTGACAAAGTGGATATTTCCGAACTGCAGGATCAGGAATGGATTGCCAGGGAGGAAGGGTCGGGAACGCGTGAATACTTTAACCATTTCATCCGTTCAAATGGCATAAGGGTAAAATCCTTGCTGACCATCAGTAGCAATCAAGGGATAAAGGAAAGCATGATGAAAGAGCTGGGCCTGTCCCTTTTGTCCAAAAGCGTAATGGAAAGGGAAATAAAACATGGAGACATCTCTATCATCCCCTTAAAAGGCCTGAATTTTACAAGGACTTTTTCTTCCATTTATTCACCGATCATGAAGAGTAAAAGAACCGTCGAGGCTTTTTTAGAGTCACTGGCCAGGTAG
- a CDS encoding class I SAM-dependent DNA methyltransferase, with translation MEQFFEEYEDASLYDKENTRIGEIPFLKELALQMKGPIIDLACGTGRLTIPLAREGHEMIGIDVHEGMLQAAKEKSRQESLNINWSKQDCTNFDLGIKTDFIYSGGNSFQHFLTNEDQDGLFNRVSSHLNPLGLFVFDTRFPSAEELLQPPREEYWTNYIDADTGFKVELSTINHYNAIEQVQYYTTFRRYVKEGQIMKELKTRVNLRYVYPKEMERLAEKHGFKIINVYGDWGRNPLSQESYAMVYVCQKV, from the coding sequence ATGGAACAATTTTTTGAAGAATATGAGGATGCGAGTCTGTACGATAAAGAGAATACTCGAATAGGTGAAATTCCATTTCTTAAAGAGCTGGCGCTGCAAATGAAAGGGCCGATTATTGACCTTGCCTGCGGAACTGGCCGTCTAACTATTCCGTTGGCCAGGGAGGGGCATGAAATGATAGGGATTGATGTCCATGAAGGGATGCTACAGGCTGCAAAAGAAAAAAGCCGCCAGGAAAGCCTGAATATCAATTGGAGCAAGCAAGATTGCACAAATTTTGATTTAGGAATAAAAACAGATTTCATCTATTCAGGAGGCAATTCGTTTCAGCACTTTTTAACAAATGAAGACCAGGATGGCCTATTCAATCGTGTATCATCGCATCTTAACCCTTTGGGCCTGTTTGTTTTTGACACGAGATTCCCGAGTGCTGAGGAACTGCTGCAGCCGCCAAGGGAGGAATACTGGACTAATTATATAGACGCGGACACAGGGTTTAAGGTGGAGCTATCAACCATCAACCACTATAATGCCATCGAACAAGTCCAATATTATACGACCTTCAGAAGATACGTGAAAGAGGGTCAAATCATGAAGGAACTGAAAACACGTGTAAACCTGCGTTATGTCTATCCGAAGGAAATGGAGCGGCTGGCAGAAAAGCATGGATTTAAAATAATCAACGTCTACGGAGACTGGGGTCGTAATCCATTAAGCCAGGAAAGCTATGCAATGGTTTATGTATGTCAAAAAGTGTAA
- a CDS encoding spore germination protein yields MPTNINIYSIKINNISNNGSLNIGDALHNSPTANTKAQGTNSSYGDISPTTSGMENVFIDPDVNDQGDIAGTDTVNAKQF; encoded by the coding sequence ATGCCCACGAATATAAATATATACAGCATTAAAATCAATAATATATCGAATAACGGTTCCCTCAATATAGGCGATGCGCTCCATAATTCGCCTACCGCCAACACGAAAGCGCAAGGGACCAACTCTTCTTATGGAGATATATCCCCAACGACATCAGGAATGGAAAACGTCTTTATTGATCCAGATGTAAATGACCAGGGAGATATTGCAGGAACAGATACTGTAAATGCTAAGCAATTTTGA
- a CDS encoding spore germination protein yields the protein MAGLEIKHIVLEGMNIVRHWKHPPASLLGVKALRNIAVVYRMNTKVIAQNGNINVGSTVQNSHTANVKVAGACFAFGDGSKVVEYQNEVNVVDVNKSEQSESSG from the coding sequence ATGGCGGGATTGGAAATAAAGCATATCGTATTGGAAGGAATGAATATAGTGAGGCACTGGAAACATCCACCTGCCTCACTCCTGGGGGTGAAGGCATTGAGGAATATTGCGGTTGTGTATCGGATGAATACGAAGGTGATTGCGCAGAACGGGAATATTAATGTGGGGTCGACTGTGCAAAATAGCCATACGGCGAATGTGAAGGTAGCGGGGGCGTGTTTTGCGTTTGGAGATGGTTCGAAGGTGGTTGAGTATCAGAATGAGGTAAATGTGGTCGATGTGAATAAGAGCGAGCAAAGTGAGTCTTCGGGATAA
- a CDS encoding YtoQ family protein, translating to MELTVYLAGQIHDDWREEVEKKARERDLPLVFVRPQTNHDRSDDIGEAILGKQPGNYYKDDAASDINNFRTQVLLQKADIVIALFGEKYKQWNTAMDASMAIAMNKPTILIRPESLIHPLKELSNRANVTVETVDQAVEVLCYVFE from the coding sequence GTGGAGTTAACTGTGTATTTGGCTGGCCAGATTCATGATGATTGGCGAGAGGAGGTAGAGAAAAAGGCGAGGGAAAGGGATTTGCCGCTTGTATTTGTAAGGCCGCAGACAAATCATGACCGATCGGATGATATTGGGGAAGCGATCCTCGGAAAACAGCCGGGCAATTATTATAAGGATGACGCTGCTTCCGATATTAACAATTTCAGGACACAGGTTTTATTGCAAAAGGCAGACATCGTTATCGCGCTGTTCGGAGAAAAATACAAACAATGGAATACGGCGATGGATGCCAGCATGGCAATCGCCATGAACAAACCAACTATCCTTATTAGACCTGAATCCCTAATTCATCCATTGAAGGAGCTTTCCAATCGAGCGAATGTCACGGTCGAAACAGTCGACCAGGCTGTTGAAGTTTTATGTTATGTGTTTGAATAA
- a CDS encoding Hsp20/alpha crystallin family protein — protein sequence MDADKIKQWIEMTQKYQNGRFWEMVFEENPPGTVLEEQVTTNGRQKENHETGKYPKTDIFLTDTDVILLVEIPGAIREDMGLSVSGNKLTIRGILHAPMINGTTVLNERKYGEFQRTIDLPEPAESKGMHARFENGLLIITYPRRYVREETIMIR from the coding sequence GTGGATGCGGACAAAATAAAGCAGTGGATCGAGATGACCCAGAAATATCAAAACGGAAGGTTCTGGGAGATGGTCTTTGAAGAAAATCCGCCGGGCACAGTCTTGGAAGAGCAGGTTACCACCAATGGACGGCAAAAGGAAAATCATGAAACCGGCAAGTATCCAAAAACAGATATCTTTCTGACTGACACGGATGTCATCCTTCTCGTGGAAATACCGGGCGCGATCCGGGAAGACATGGGTTTGTCTGTTTCGGGGAATAAGCTGACCATCAGGGGCATCCTCCATGCGCCGATGATAAACGGGACGACTGTGCTGAACGAACGGAAATATGGTGAATTCCAGCGTACCATCGATTTGCCGGAGCCGGCTGAGAGCAAAGGAATGCATGCCAGATTTGAAAACGGCCTGCTTATTATTACTTATCCGAGGAGATATGTGAGGGAAGAGACCATTATGATCCGCTGA
- a CDS encoding glycoside hydrolase family 32 protein, protein MSEKQELLIKKAYEEVEKHKNEVENDPYRLAYHLMPPVGLLNDPNGLVQFNGVYHVFYQWNPFETAHGAKFWGHYSSKDMINWREEPVALVPSEWYEKNGCYSGSAIEWEGKLYLFYTGNVKLEDGTRETYQCLAISTDGIHFEKFGPVLNLPEGYTAHFRDPKVWRADGRFYMILGAQTLEEKGAAALFVSDDLYNWLPAGRVAGAGMNGLGEFGYMWECPDLIHLDGKDVLLVSPQGLEPSGYLYNNIFQSGYFTGRLDGTSAQFEHGPFTELDRGFDFYAPQTFLADGGRTILYAWMGITDEAEAYQPTVEKGWVHALTIPRVLSLKGDKLFQAPVEEMKMLRKDEMIIQNAKTAEITGLNGKAAELLLDTILVGAGDFTIRFRNEAELCYDADKREMSLQRRNFRTGNPETRTCKLAELNSLHIFMDHSSLEIFINGGEEVFTARYFPNPGDELISFHGDAEFNFAKWTLDKMQIGRILNRGGL, encoded by the coding sequence ATGAGTGAGAAACAGGAACTCCTGATCAAAAAGGCGTATGAAGAAGTCGAAAAGCATAAAAATGAAGTGGAAAATGACCCGTATCGGCTTGCGTACCACCTGATGCCGCCGGTGGGTCTTTTAAATGATCCAAACGGGCTTGTCCAGTTCAATGGTGTTTACCATGTGTTTTACCAGTGGAATCCGTTTGAGACAGCACACGGCGCGAAGTTCTGGGGACATTACTCGTCTAAGGATATGATTAATTGGCGCGAGGAGCCGGTTGCCCTGGTCCCAAGTGAATGGTATGAAAAAAATGGCTGCTATTCCGGCAGCGCGATTGAGTGGGAAGGCAAGCTTTATCTTTTTTATACCGGGAATGTCAAACTGGAGGACGGAACACGGGAAACGTATCAGTGCCTGGCTATATCCACGGATGGCATTCATTTTGAAAAATTCGGGCCTGTCCTGAATCTGCCGGAAGGCTATACGGCCCACTTCCGAGATCCGAAGGTGTGGAGGGCGGATGGCCGCTTTTATATGATTCTTGGAGCCCAGACGCTGGAAGAAAAAGGCGCGGCTGCCTTATTTGTCTCGGATGATCTGTATAATTGGCTGCCGGCCGGGCGGGTCGCGGGTGCCGGGATGAATGGGCTTGGCGAGTTTGGTTACATGTGGGAGTGTCCCGATTTAATTCATCTAGATGGGAAAGATGTCCTGCTTGTTTCGCCTCAGGGGCTTGAGCCAAGCGGATATTTGTACAATAACATCTTCCAGTCCGGTTATTTCACCGGGAGGCTGGATGGTACATCGGCGCAATTTGAGCACGGTCCTTTTACAGAGCTTGACCGCGGCTTTGATTTTTATGCTCCGCAAACCTTTTTGGCGGACGGGGGCAGAACGATCCTCTATGCGTGGATGGGCATTACTGATGAGGCGGAGGCTTATCAGCCGACTGTGGAAAAAGGCTGGGTCCACGCTCTGACGATCCCGAGAGTGCTTAGCTTGAAAGGGGATAAGCTATTTCAGGCACCAGTCGAGGAAATGAAGATGCTGCGCAAAGACGAAATGATTATTCAAAATGCAAAGACAGCAGAAATTACCGGATTAAACGGAAAGGCCGCTGAACTGCTGCTCGATACAATCCTGGTTGGGGCAGGCGATTTTACAATTCGTTTCAGGAACGAAGCCGAACTGTGTTATGATGCGGACAAGCGGGAAATGAGCCTGCAAAGGAGAAATTTCAGGACCGGAAATCCCGAAACAAGAACATGTAAGCTTGCCGAATTGAACAGTCTTCATATCTTCATGGACCATTCGTCTCTGGAAATTTTCATCAATGGCGGTGAAGAAGTGTTTACGGCACGTTATTTCCCGAATCCCGGGGATGAGTTGATTTCTTTTCACGGCGATGCGGAGTTCAATTTTGCAAAATGGACCCTTGATAAAATGCAAATAGGACGAATTTTAAATAGAGGTGGATTATGA